The window TGAATTATTTTAATTATCAAAACCCCCTGGATAAAAACGAAGATGGTTTTACAGACGTAACTTTACAAAATAGACTTTCAATCTTTAATAAGTTTAATTTCAATAGGGGGTCAGGTAAGAATTTCTCGGTTGCCGGTCGTTATGTTTATGAAGATCGCTGGGGTGGGGAGATGGATTGGTCTTCGGAATACCGTGGAGGAGATGAAATTTACGGTGAAAGCATTTATACCAACCGTTGGGAGATGTTTGGTGTGTATGAATTGCCGATTGAAGAATTGATAAATTTTCAGTTCAGTGCCAATGGTCATCATCAGAATTCAGTGTATGGAGACATGCCTTATTTAGCAGACCAATACATAGGTTTTGGTCAATTTACTTGGAATAAACCCGTAAAACAACATGATTTTTTATTGGGATTGGCCTACAGGTACACCTATTATGACGATAATACACCTGCAACGGCCACAGAAAATGGGGTGAATGAACCATCCATTACCCATCTTCCGGGAATTTTTCTTCAAGATGAAATAACCATTAATGCATCTCATAAGATTTTATTGGGAATGAGGTATGATTACAATAGCTTGCATGGGAGTATTGCTACTCCCAGATTAAACTATAAGTGGACCTCAAAAAATAAAAATGATGTGATTCGTATGAGTATCGGCAATGGCTACCGTGTGGCCAATGTCTTTACTGAAGATCATGCTGCACTCACGGGAGCCAGAGAGGTGGTTTTTGAAGGTGAGCTTGCTCCGGAAACTTCCTGGAATGCTAATTTGAACTTCGTGAAGAAAATTTATACAGCAAGCCAGGTTTTCATTGGACTTGATGCCTCTGCATTTTACACCTATTTTGATAATGCCATTTTTCCGGATTACGAAACTGATCCCAACAAGATTATCTATGGTAACTTAGATGGCTCTGCAGTTTCAAAGGGGATTTCACTTAATATGGAAATGTCATTGGTCAATGGCTTGAATATTGTGGCTGGAGGTACCTTAATGGATGTATCCGTTACGGAAAATGGAGAGACCTATCGGCAATTATTGACTGAAAGATTTAGTGGAGTATGGAGTGTGGGATATACTTTTCCTTCTATAGGTTTGACATTGGATTACACCGGGAATTTATATGGGCCAATGCGTTTACCTTTATTGGGAGAGCTAGATAATCGGGCTGCTTACTCCCCTTGGTTCAGTTTGCAAAACTTTCAACTTAGCAAAAAGATAGGTAGTAAATGGGAAGTCTATGGTGGGGTTAAAAATATTCTTGATTTTACTCCTGCCGCAAATAGTATTGCAAGATCTTTTGACCCTTTTGACAGGAATGTGGTTTTTGGATCGGACGGACAAGTGGTTCCAACTACGGAAAACCCCTATGCTTTGACCTTTGATCCATCCTATGTGTACGCACCCAACCAAGGACGCCGAGGCTTTTTAGGACTTAGATTTACACTGGATTAATGAATAAAATACTAACCATAGGCTTCATTGTTTGCTTGTTTTTCAGTATTGGAATAGCAAATGGGCAGGAAATTTCTTGGACTGCGATTGAAAGTCTAAAGGATAGCTTACGGTCAAATCCCAAGCCCATCATGGTTTTTATTCATACTGATTGGTGCAAGTACTGTAAGATGCAGGAAAACATTACCTTTCAAAAGCCTAAAGTAGCAGGCTTGCTTTCCAAGAATTTCTATTGTATAAAAATAAATGCCGAATCGGAAGAGGAATTGGTTTTTCTCGGAAGAAAATACAAGCCCGGTAAGACCGGAGATTACCATTCTTTGGCAAAAATGCTGGGTACCAACAATGGGAGATTATTGTTTCCCACTACGGTATTTTATGCTCCCCTTTCTCAAACTTTTGAACGGCTTCAAGGTTTGCAAACGGCTAAGGTTTTGGAGCGTTTTTTTACAGAGCATGGAATGGAATTTGACGAATAAAATAAAAAATACCAACAGGTTTTTTTGGTGTAATTATGAGAAATGACAAATGTCATCTAGATTCTTTTGATGCGTTATATTAAAGCTTTATTTAATGTAGGAAAAGGTTTGCTTTGGACAAATTAAATATGTTTTAACTTGTAGGTTATCAATTAAATACGAACCTTAGGTAGGTTGTAGAAGCATCAGTATAAGGTGATTCAATGTTGGGCTATTTTATAAAGATTCAGTAAAGAATTGCTTAAGTCAGCCGTACAATTTTATGATTCTTTCTACCCGCGGGAAGAATCATTTTTTTTTAAGAAATTTGTAGCAATATAGGATGGAATTCGGCAGTTAAGAGAGAGCGGATTTTCATGGTAAGTCAACAAAAAAAGGCATCCTTTAGTAAGGATGCCTTTGGAGGTCGAGAGCGGATTCGAACCGCTGTACAAGGTTTTGCAGACCTCTGCCTAGCCACTCGGCCACTCGACCATTTTCAATAGCGAAGCGCAAATTTAGGCATTTATAATTGGCTTTTCAAATCTATTAGGAAAAAAATATTTACAGTTGTTCCGCAAATTTTGGGTTAAAAACCCGTTTGTAACGAAATGTCTATAGATGTGTTCAACAATTATTTTTCAAATAATGAAAAATGAGTCTATTTATAACGGTTCTAAATTAAATTTTGCTTCAGGTGGGGGAGTGTAAATAACTGATAGCTAATATTTTAAATAGTATATTTAGTTTTTGATATGGATTATTGCCCTGTAAAGATCAAGTTTGAAAAATAGAAGTTGGGTAGTACATTTGTGGGGAATTTGAATTGCACTGAGAAAATCTGAAAAAAGTATACATAACTATGTCGATCAAACGCTCAATATTAGGGGTTTCAATTCGCGTATGCCATCTGTTGGTCCTGATATTCCTATTTTCAGGAATTCAGGCATATGCGGTGGACCCTGAAATTCCGGATAGCGAAGAAGCTATATCCGCGGGTCAGTCCATTTTTAATGCCAACTGTAAAACCTGCCATAGACTGGATCAGAAATTGGTCGGTCCGGCGCTTAGAGGAGTTACCGATAGGAGGGAGTTGGACTGGGCAAAACAATTTATCACCAACTCTCAGGTATTGATTCAAGGAGGAGATGCTGATGCAGTAGCGCTTTTCAAAGAATTCAATAACACGGTTATGCCTTCTCATGATTTTTTGAGTGACGATGACCTAACGAATTTACTTTCTTACATTGAGTATGGTGACAAAGCAGATCCTGCCGCCGCCGCAGCAGGAGCTACAGCCGAGGGTGGAGAAGCAACAGGTTCAGCTGGAGGAATTCCAAATGAATACCTAACCATCATTTTGGTAGTCTTGGTAATTGTTCTAGTATTGGTATTGGTTGTTTTGGGACTTATTGTTTCAGTATTGACCAAATACATGAACAAAAGCGAAAATCTGGATGAGGAGGATAAGGAATTTATCAACCAAAAGACAGATTATAAAGGCATCTTCAAAAGTGACGGTATGATCATCATCGTTACGGCCATAGTACTTGCCTTTGTTGTAAAGACAGCCATAAACGGATTATATACGGTGGGTGTGCAGCAAGGCTATGCACCTAGTCAGCCGATAGCTTACTCGCACGAACTACATGCCGGACAGTATGAAATCCCTTGTCAATATTGTCATACAGGCGTAGAAATTGGAAAATCTGCAAATATTCCTTCTGCAAACATCTGTATGAACTGTCACATGCACATTCAAAATGTGGAAGGCAAAGAGGGTGTTTCTCCGGAAATTGCAAAAATATACGATGCGGTAGATAACAATCAACCTATTGAATGGGTAAGGGTGCATAACCTTCCTGATTTGGCTTATTTCAATCACTCTCAGCACGTTGCTGTTGGAGGGATCGAATGTCAAACATGTCATGGTCCTATAGAGGAAATGGAAGTTGTTTCTCAGCACAGTGCATTGACCATGGGTTGGTGTATTGACTGCCATAGAAATACGGAAATTACTACTCAGGGCAATGAATATTACGATAAACTCGTGCAATTGCATTCTGAATCCAAAGATGCTTTGAAAGTCAAAGACATTGGTGGTTTGGAATGTGCAAAGTGTCACTATTAAATCTTTACGAACATTCTTTTCTTTAATATAAAATGAAAGAAAATAAAAAGACATATTGGAAAGGGTTAGAACAGCTGACAAACGATCCCGAGTTTGTAAAAAATGCTGATCAGGAATTTCCCGGCTTTACTTCAAAAAGCAATCAAAAAGAAAACGGAAGTTCCACAAGAAGGGACTTTCTAAAAATGATGGGTTTTAGTGTGGCGGCAGCCTCCTTGGCAGCTTGTGAAGCTCCGGTTAGGAAAGCCATTCCATATGTAAACAAACCTGTTGATATCAATCCTTCTGTTCCTAATTATTATGCATCTACTTTCAGCAAAGGTGGAGACTACGCTTCGGTGGTAGTTAAAACCAGAGAAGGTAGACCGATAAAAATTGATGGCAATGAATTGTCACCAATTACTAAAGGAGGA of the Cyclobacterium marinum DSM 745 genome contains:
- a CDS encoding TonB-dependent receptor — protein: MNLIKYTALLIIISVSLFCFPVMGQEGGVISGKVMDESGIPLEFANVGIRKISLGGVTDESGSFTISDVPPGKHLLTASLIGFETQQIKIEVGGGKSESPYNFTLVETAAALGEVVVSGTMKEVSKLESPVPVEVYSANFFRANPTPSVFESLQNVNGVRPQINCNVCNTGDIHINGLEGPYTMVLIDGMPIVSGLSTVYGLTGIPQALIERVEVVKGPASTLYGSEAVGGLINVITKKTSSAPLFSADIFSSDWGDVNTDLGLKYNLSENIQGLFGLNYFNYQNPLDKNEDGFTDVTLQNRLSIFNKFNFNRGSGKNFSVAGRYVYEDRWGGEMDWSSEYRGGDEIYGESIYTNRWEMFGVYELPIEELINFQFSANGHHQNSVYGDMPYLADQYIGFGQFTWNKPVKQHDFLLGLAYRYTYYDDNTPATATENGVNEPSITHLPGIFLQDEITINASHKILLGMRYDYNSLHGSIATPRLNYKWTSKNKNDVIRMSIGNGYRVANVFTEDHAALTGAREVVFEGELAPETSWNANLNFVKKIYTASQVFIGLDASAFYTYFDNAIFPDYETDPNKIIYGNLDGSAVSKGISLNMEMSLVNGLNIVAGGTLMDVSVTENGETYRQLLTERFSGVWSVGYTFPSIGLTLDYTGNLYGPMRLPLLGELDNRAAYSPWFSLQNFQLSKKIGSKWEVYGGVKNILDFTPAANSIARSFDPFDRNVVFGSDGQVVPTTENPYALTFDPSYVYAPNQGRRGFLGLRFTLD
- a CDS encoding thioredoxin family protein, which encodes MNKILTIGFIVCLFFSIGIANGQEISWTAIESLKDSLRSNPKPIMVFIHTDWCKYCKMQENITFQKPKVAGLLSKNFYCIKINAESEEELVFLGRKYKPGKTGDYHSLAKMLGTNNGRLLFPTTVFYAPLSQTFERLQGLQTAKVLERFFTEHGMEFDE
- a CDS encoding c-type cytochrome; translated protein: MSIKRSILGVSIRVCHLLVLIFLFSGIQAYAVDPEIPDSEEAISAGQSIFNANCKTCHRLDQKLVGPALRGVTDRRELDWAKQFITNSQVLIQGGDADAVALFKEFNNTVMPSHDFLSDDDLTNLLSYIEYGDKADPAAAAAGATAEGGEATGSAGGIPNEYLTIILVVLVIVLVLVLVVLGLIVSVLTKYMNKSENLDEEDKEFINQKTDYKGIFKSDGMIIIVTAIVLAFVVKTAINGLYTVGVQQGYAPSQPIAYSHELHAGQYEIPCQYCHTGVEIGKSANIPSANICMNCHMHIQNVEGKEGVSPEIAKIYDAVDNNQPIEWVRVHNLPDLAYFNHSQHVAVGGIECQTCHGPIEEMEVVSQHSALTMGWCIDCHRNTEITTQGNEYYDKLVQLHSESKDALKVKDIGGLECAKCHY